Genomic segment of Populus nigra chromosome 6, ddPopNigr1.1, whole genome shotgun sequence:
TTTCTCGGTGGTGGTTAGTCTTAGACATCATAGGTCtttctttgaaaaagaaaagtaaaaaaataaattttctcatTGAACTGAATTATCGGAGAATTATAGACAGCTGGAGAAATCTGcttattttgtctttctttgacaaaaaaaagtaaaaaaataaattttctcatTTGTTTGTGGCTGCCAGTGGAGCCATGGGATGGGACAGGATGGTGAGTTGCCAAACAAGCAACATTTGTGGCATTACCGTGTCAATAGGGTGAAAATTGGAATTGGAGTTGTCCAACATAGAACATTAATCCCTAGGTGGATGTGGAAGTAGATGAGCAACCAACAGGAAGCAGGGCAGGTTTCTCCCTTAGTTGCTAGAGGTGGTTAAATTTGATTTCCATCTCTTTGGGAACTTCTATGTTACAACATTGGAAGGCATGCGATATGATATCAGGTTATTGCTGAAGCGGGTTTTGAAATAGATGCAACCAACTGCAAGCAAGGCAGATTGTATTCAACTATGAAAGAGGGGCTGTAGATGGGGTTCATCGCACTGCCTACAGGTTTGTGGTTTTACAAAAATTGGTTGTAGGCTTGAATGGTTTTATTGGATGGAGCCAGTCGCCCTTAATTTGATTTGTAGGAATTGTGTTCCAACATCTTACCTTGGGGTTGCTTTGATTAGTGAATTTCGTCATTGTGGATTTCTATCAGaccatcaaatttaaattatttgtttgtatAAATGCAGACAAGTTGGGCGCTCAGTCTCTGGTGGCCGAGGTTGAGCATGGAGAGACACTGCAAAGGGGGGTAAATGTTGGCCTGTGTGAAGGTAGATTCAAGATGTTAATCCTGCAACTTGCATGATTCAGCAATTTTCTTCGTCGCGCGGTACCTGTGAAATGACTCGGATGAAGATTCTAAGATCCTATAGGCAGAACTATGACATGTAAAGCAATGAGCACCTTTTAACCTTCTCTTGAATATTATTAGGCTCGTTGTGTAATCTTGGGCAAGGCAAAGCTGCATTACATTTTCTCAAAGCCACCAATTTTACTCAAGTAAACGTCTAGGTTTGTTTTTCTGGGATGTTCCTTTTGTGATCTTTGGTTCTTCAAAGTCTTCCTTGCTCTTTATGCCTCGTCTAATTTTCTTGTTGCGTTGGTACTTCTATGTTTGTGCAGAACAAATATTGTCGCCGTATATATGATTTGCCAAGTTTAATCCTTTTCATCTGGATGCTACTCATTTGTATTTGTTTAGAGTATGTTCTTGTTCTCTTGCTTCATCGTGTTTTTTTTACGgccttcatttatttttgtcatgGGTTTCATGTTTGCAAGGTCaaggttcattttttttcttgtcaaaaaaTGTTGTTTGGCTGGGATTTGATGATCTTAGGGTTCCCTTGGAAAACTTTTCTTGAATTTCCCAAAACATCTCCAAAAACTCCAAATTTACACACTAATGGTAGTAGTTATCGCTCCACATATAGCTTTTGAAATTATATCTGTAACCTTCCATCTTCGTAACTGGCATATACAACTCGATTTTTTCTATCAATAATTCCTATAATAAATCGAACTTGCACAGACACATGACTTTTTAACTTGCTTCGACTAAATTAGTCATTCTTAGAACTTTGTTTATCTcagtcaataataataaaaatttgaggcACGAGAGGCTATAGAATGAAGCTTTTATGGCTTTCTTGACCCAAAAGCCCGCCTCAGCAAATTATAATTAGTCTAACCCATGTGAAAGAAAATTCTACATCAAGGAGAGAAAACAgctaacaatattaaaaattaaaactaagaaTTAGAATCTTTGAATAGAAGTTAGAAAACAAAACTGAAACATGGCGGAATTTTAATGTCTGTGCACTATTCATCCCCTTATAGTAGACTGGGATTTATTTCTTTTCGTTTTGATCCCTCCAGTTTTTTGCTCGggttatataatttatttatttaagctatgttgttattattttatcttttgagaTGTGGTTCGTTGCACATGCTCTCCCATATATATGTTGTAATAGAGATTATTATTACATTACGTTAAAGATAATTGTTATGAAATAATAGGTTGtagttaaaaagaataaaagaaaaaaaaaagtacttttttttcatttgtgcCACTTAAAGGGTGTCTTTCTAAATTTcatgaaactttattttttttatatttcaattattaatGGGCGAGAGATGTGGGAGAGccgctaaaaataaaaataaaaaggaaaatctaATGACATCAAAAAAGATTATCAATGGTGACCCGAGTGGATCACATATGTCACCCAAAGACGACAAGTGGCTCACTTGTTCCTGGCTACAAGTGTGACCCACTCGGGTCGCCGTTAATGATCTTTTTTGATAATGTTGGATTTGTCTTGTCGAAATCTTTCTAATGGTACCAATGATGTAAGAATCAGAGCTTCAATGTGTCATGaaggtatttttttctttctttattttttctccatcCCCCCTCATTTTTCTTGtccatttagaattttttgttgGATGTCGTTGTTTTGAATAGCAACAAgttataaaaatcatgtttcttAATAGTGACATgtataaattatgttgtttcgccaatttttttttacgtaTGTTATTTCgacattttgttttaaaaaaaatgtgctAATAaccaaaaatagatttttttcccCTGAACTAGCatggtaggaaaaaaaaaatattttccaaattagcacatttagaaaaataattcccAAGTTAACACAAGAGTTGATATATGCATACAGTACATGCGCAGTTATATGTGTTGAGCACATGCACAACCAATAAATTTCCATTGTTTGTTTCTCAAATAATTCACATGTGCAAAAGTCAACATGCATTTTCATAAAGCTCCAAATTgcatgaaagaaacaaaaatgatataattgctaaaaaaatatgatgaaaaaaaagaaaaaaaataaaaaaaaggatgaagtATCAGAACTCATAACActacttgaaaaatatatttacaaaaaaaattcgtAAACATCatgaaaaactaaattcaaaatTACTTATGAAATGcacatataatttaaaaacaacaacgTGCTTATTTGTTGACATCTTAACACTAGctttgaagttaattttttaatttgtgtatgAATTCAtctcgttgatttttttttagtactaAGAGTTTTATTGTCGGAGCGACATGTCTCCAACGCCTcactatttctttcttttttctttctttttttttttttgccatgccATTTTTCTTTATAGCcattagatatatatatattttttcatgtcatCGGATCTTTATAGAAAGAAATACATGTTGATTTTTGCATAGATGAAttatttgagaaagaaaaaaaaaatgaaatttgttaGTTGCTGCATGCATATTAATTACTGTGTTagattaagaattattttttaatataccagaaatattttttctaatgtgGCACTCCTGGAATAAACTCCCAAAAATAGCCTACAAAAACAGACAACATGACGTCGTCTATTCTTCTGCCTTTGCCTTTTGCGGACAGCAAGCGTTTATCATTTGccatttctctcatttttctaCCGTATTCTCTATGACACCCTGTCAAATCCTTAAACCTCAAAGTGGACACAGACACTTCCACCACTTCCACGCTTTTCTAAAGCGCGTGAACAAACATAGGCACTGATTTGCTTGCAGGATAGTAATACGCGCATTCATGCGGCTGGTGATATAACACATCAGGGGAAAGTCACGAGAGGATAGCTCAGTGATTCTAAATTAACAACAAGGACAGTTTAGGAACTCAAATTACAATATTTGCAATATAAATAACACAAACCCTACACTCTCTCTTCACCCCCCCCCCATTTGCTACTCTCTGCCTATCATCTCTTTCGCGGCTAAGGTTTAAGCGAAACTTTCTGCAGGTCGGATTCTTCGATCCCTATCTCTCTTTGCTTTCTATTCTAGTTCTAATAAAGGTTATTATAATTGTGTTTTGCTGGTTAATCTCTAATTAAGTTTTGTTAGTTTTTCTGGTTTCGTTGTCGAAGATTTTAAGCTgtattatgtttaaaatttgaCTGTTAGTGCctttgtaattctttttattttttatttttttacgcaGATCTAAAAGATATCATTAGTGTATTTGGATTCCGTGTTAGAacttaaatgataatttttcctGCTTGACAGATATGGATATTAGaaattaattgttgttgttgttatgatcttctgaagaaaaatattttttttacatatatgtTGACCTGGCTTCCCATGGATGATATTTAGATGTTTTACTCGTCTGTTGATGAGATAATAGACTTGTTTAATTTTCAGGATTTGAAAtttgtaaatttgaaaaaatgcAACTGTTTATCAGATAATGGATAGTTGGTGTTTTTGTTCTCTCTAAATGGATGTTGCACTCTTGAAGAATTGTTATATAAACAGTTCTCACTGTACTGCTTTGTGATTTTAATAGCAATTTTATTATAGGTTGAAGTTTTGGAAATTTAATTACTAAAATCTGTCAATAATTTAAAGCTACTGCTATGATTGATCCTCTGGATGTTGACTTTATTCTTTATTTGGAGTATGCTCTCATCGTGTATTTTAAGTATGGCATGGATGGTTTctaacattatatttttatgtttaacagTTTAACACTAAGACTTAAGCATGGGTAAAGAGAAGACTCACATCAACATCGTGGTTATTGGCCATGTTGACTCTGGAAAGTCGACCACCACTGGCCACTTGATTTATAAGCTTGGAGGTATTGACAAGCGTGTCATCGAGAGGTTCGAGAAGGAAGCTGCTGAGATGAACAAGAGGTCATTCAAGTATGCCTGGGTGCTCGACAAGCTCAAGGCTGAGCGCGAGCGTGGAATTACCATTGATATTGCCTTGTGGAAGTTTGAGACCACCAGGTACTACTGCACTGTCATTGATGCCCCCGGACATCGTGACTTTATTAAGAACATGATTACTGGAACTTCCCAGGCTGACTGTGCTGTGCTTATCATTGATTCCACTACTGGTGGTTTCGAAGCTGGTATCTCTAAGGATGGCCAGACCCGTGAGCACGCTCTTCTTGCTTTTACCCTCGGTGTGAAGCAAATGATATGCTGTTGTAACaaggtatatttattttttcttccttcaagTTAACTGGGTGGTTAATTTTTCATTGAACTCTTTCCTGTTGCATGTTTGTAGTTAAGTTGTTTTTTGCTCTCTACTGATGTTTGCTGGTTCTTTTTGGAAAAGATGGACGCCACCACTCCAAAATACTCCAAGGCAAGGTATGATGAAATTGTCAAGGAAGTGTCATCCTACTTGAAGAAGGTCGGTTACAACCCTGACAAGATTCCCTTTGTCCCAATCTCTGGATTTGAGGGTGACAACATGATTGAGAGGTCCACCAACCTTGACTGGTACAAGGGCCCAACACTCCTGGAAGCCCTCGACCAGATCCAGGAGCCCAAGAGGCCCTCAGACAAGCCCCTCCGTCTCCCACTTCAGGACGTGTACAAGATTGGTGGTATTGGAACTGTCCCAGTGGGTCGTGTTGAAACTGGTGTCATCAAGCCTGGCATGGTTGTCACATTCGGTCCAACTGGACTGAGTACTGAAGTCAAGTCTGTTGAGATGCACCACGAGGCTCTCCAAGAGGCTCTTCCTGGTGACAATGTCGGGTTCAATGTTAAGAATGTAGCTGTTAAGGATCTGAAGCGTGGTTTTGTGGCCTCAAACTCTAAGGACGATCCTGCCAGGGAAGCTGCCAACTTCACCTCCCAAGTTATCATCATGAACCATCCCGGACAGATCGGAAACGGTTACGCTCCAGTCCTTGACTGCCACACCTGTCACATTGCTGTGAAGTTTGCTGAGATCCTCACCAAGATTGACAGGCGTTCTGGTAAGGAACTGGAGAAGGAGCCCAAGTTCCTGAAGAACGGTGATGCTGGTATGATCAAGATGATTCCCACCAAGCCCATGGTGGTGGAGACTTTCTCAGCGTATCCTCCACTTGGTCGTTTTGCTGTGAGGGATATGCGCCAGACCGTTGCTGTGGGAGTTATCAAGAACGTGGAGAAGAAGGATCCCTCTGGTGCCAAGGTAACCAAATCTGCTGCCAAGAAGGGTGCAAAGTGAATTGTGCGGGTTGGTGCACTAAGAagctttaataaaaatcaagagtGGGTTCTTGTTACTGGTCCATTTCTTGGATGTCTATCAGTTCATTATGAGAACTGTAGTCTTAAGTCATCACCTTCATTGCAAGGCTTTTGTTcacagaactgggttcttgaCAGGCGGTGGCGTCTTTtggtctcaattttttttccgaGTCATTGTTGTGTCTCTCATGTTGAGaattttaatctgtttttatttttactagctCTGCTCAGGAGTTAAGTATTTTGCTGTTATGTTAAGTACCCTGGAAtacttttttacaattttacctGTCTAGTTTTTGTTCGTCTACTTAGTTTCTACCTATGCCTTTGTAGAAGAGTGATATTCTGAATGTTTTTTCCATTGCCTGTCTCTTAAGGTTTGAACCGCAATGCAGTATTTGCAAGGTTGTATCGTGATACTTCCCTTGCGGGTCGAAACCTCCACGAGGATTGTTCCAATCAAGACGATTGCCTGTTCCCATTTCTTGTTCTTTGTGCTTCATTTCTTAGGTGACTGAATGACTGTAATGtcgttgaaatttttttttatagaggcAGGCAAAATTTGTCAGTTGGCCGCCGGGAACGAATGCTTGGGTGGACAGGCCTCTAGCTGCAGAGGCAATTGGGATTCACAACTGTTTAGTGAGATCTTTTTGAAATCTGTTGTGAGAAAAATGGTGTGACCCGTCTTCCTGATGCAAGCTCGAGCCtgtattaattgattttgagtGCCCTTATAGCGTGGAGACCAAAACGAGTGCTAATAGATTGCCTTCGTCCTGGGTTAGTGTGGAGCAGACCGGTGAGAGTGGAAAGGCTTGAGTTTTTCAAATTGCCTAGAGAATCGTTTAGGTCCCAACTTCAGAGTCTCAAAACTGGCAAAGAAAACGATGATCAGTTGCATTGGTGTAGTTGAGGGCTATTAAATCCCAATGCAACTCACCAAAATAATCCATTTAAtttcccccctctctctctcttatgttttttttttcttagtaatAACTTTAACTGAAATTTCATTTCTCATTCTATCAAAGAAATTAAAGCAACCTGGAATAAAGCATGCTTCACCGAACCCCACGTTGCTGGGGAGGAAAGGCAAATTGCTTGGAATACCCTCCCAAGGTCGGTTGAACTTAACATGGATGGTTGAGCAGAGGAAAACCTGGAATTTTAGGTGCAGGAGGCTTGCTTCGTTATTGGcaggggatatatatatatatacatatatatggtTTGCTTCATTCTGGTACTTCCTGTACATCACTTAATTAGAGCTGAATTTTGGCGTGGGAGATGGCTTGGCTGAAGGGAGTCACTGGATATATGCAGGTGATATTGGAGGTGCACTCTCAGATAATTATCCACTTACTAACAAAGGCCAGAGAAAAATGCTGGAAGTAATCGTTCCCTCATTAACCAGATTAGAACCTTGTTAAGGAGAGCATGGCAAGTTGCAGTTCCAGCATGAGCTGATTGGTTGGAAAACAAAGGAGCAGATCAAACGATCAGCAGCGTAGTGTGTTTTGCATAGCCTCCTACTGGTAATCGGAAATGTTTATGGGCTGAAATGGGATTGCCACTCCACGTGATTGCAAGGATTGCTAGCTTGTATTGAGCCTTTTGGCCCCTCCCCTTACCCAAGATAAAACTTCAAGTGTAAATTTATCCATTACTTCaaacatcaaaattcaaatattgATTCGTTTCCTACTCTAGAAAACATTGTCTCGATAAGTAGAAAAGGCTAGGGGGGGAAAATGCCCTTTGGCTCAAAACCAGGCCAGAGCTTATCACAAACCATGAAGTAAAATCAGGTCATACCGTACTCAGGGAAACCTTGCAGAATTTTCCAATcacaaatttttgaaagcagACTCGTGAGCTGATTTCTGTGGGGTTAGTCTATTCAACAATGCCTTGTTATGACAGTGCTCTGAATCAACGAAGTAGAAATTTCCGTTCGCCTTAAAAGTCACAAAGGGCCTGTTGGTTTCTGGAAGCCGGATATCAGCAAATTTGATAGTCTTTGGAATGTAGGTTGCTAACCAGGACATCATCTCCACTTCAAAACTATCTGAGCCGGGCTGCCATCTAAGCTTGTGAATGTAGGGGCTAACAAACCAGTGCAGAGCAGCAGTGGTTGAAGCACTGAAGAATATAACAGAAGATGCAACTGCCCCCTTCAGGATGACATTTGTATCTTGAGATGTCATAAAAGTTACAACTGGACCCAAGGATACAGACAGACAGCATGTTGAAAGAGAGAGCATTTTTACTTTC
This window contains:
- the LOC133696225 gene encoding uncharacterized protein LOC133696225 produces the protein MARGAALLHLFRSQSKQLSTIRNFHSGYHPCRFGTWPHDQCAKLNFNHASLTATQKRWASRATTTKDDNKISIGPRRGKEAGEDEKETGVVYYGPITSTIKKVKMLSLSTCCLSVSLGPVVTFMTSQDTNVILKGAVASSVIFFSASTTAALHWFVSPYIHKLRWQPGSDSFEVEMMSWLATYIPKTIKFADIRLPETNRPFVTFKANGNFYFVDSEHCHNKALLNRLTPQKSAHESAFKNL
- the LOC133695618 gene encoding elongation factor 1-alpha; the encoded protein is MGKEKTHINIVVIGHVDSGKSTTTGHLIYKLGGIDKRVIERFEKEAAEMNKRSFKYAWVLDKLKAERERGITIDIALWKFETTRYYCTVIDAPGHRDFIKNMITGTSQADCAVLIIDSTTGGFEAGISKDGQTREHALLAFTLGVKQMICCCNKMDATTPKYSKARYDEIVKEVSSYLKKVGYNPDKIPFVPISGFEGDNMIERSTNLDWYKGPTLLEALDQIQEPKRPSDKPLRLPLQDVYKIGGIGTVPVGRVETGVIKPGMVVTFGPTGLSTEVKSVEMHHEALQEALPGDNVGFNVKNVAVKDLKRGFVASNSKDDPAREAANFTSQVIIMNHPGQIGNGYAPVLDCHTCHIAVKFAEILTKIDRRSGKELEKEPKFLKNGDAGMIKMIPTKPMVVETFSAYPPLGRFAVRDMRQTVAVGVIKNVEKKDPSGAKVTKSAAKKGAK